A DNA window from Chloroflexi bacterium ADurb.Bin180 contains the following coding sequences:
- a CDS encoding hypothetical protein (Bacterial pre-peptidase C-terminal domain), protein MSPHPVSAPRVVVAFLLSLLGVLLVAWPVLWPGSILAAPAVGHVAAVAKCPDAYEPNNDFYHAPQLDVNTSYSAAICDSSDVDYYAFFVDSGYHLRAAIYSLPTDFDLDLFDSNYTLVGSSNNAGTEDDVVNYDVWKGGLFYMAVHGKKGEFSDTIYKFILETWYPATATPTFTTVPPSPTPTATPTATDTRTPTPTTTLLCPDGYEYNNTFDTAREIGPGDLLSYICEPTDLDWYQFRVEFGDTVEAWLLNLPKDYDLFLYDAGANEQARSQTGGLADEYVAAVDVKVAGYWRVLVGTAGDFSRTQPYKLRLRITHGVAPTPTPTQTLPPCNSDPSEPNDSFAAARLIYSGGWTQGYICPSSDVDFFRFAVAAGQMIRLELASLPADYDLFLWSPAGVEVEHSWRSGLLDELIVYRALVSGEYRAEVRPVYGQWHGTDPYDLRLDVYGETPTPTRTRAATLTPTRTLTPSPTMFPGLDLTIQYIEVNQAIQTNPPMFDPIWGKPTVVRVYVSTGLPPGSPCVPGVWVRLDVLDQYGGGTPRYLFPYNPGGVICAPATPDWHNLNDSLNFDLPADLLQGAWTLLPVVNLDHSVIESNYDNNRNMAQLIRFRPIAKRISIAYVPIHYTPEGYTGPQDPTSRIIDAVSYLKATWPVRPDYVRYWPVGGFTWTKNVNSDDNDVELLEYITRMQENMTSFPADHLYGWLPDSAFGGNGLGWLGSSLTNFRHAAFGNDTYGSPTNSRYRRTLSHELQHNYGFDHPQCTTLNGRGFDVLGRQVKSDTMLAVMCAGQPEYVAWADRDSYNRMYSVWDTGFLLEESARVTSAAPLPYVIASGLVCNRQGVISGATLAVSGELSPLEQVQRYEVIPPPTGSAYCLDFHAAGGAVLQTVCFDPVVSRDSLTTSDCAPFGYTLPWPAGTVRAVLRAGTTTLDERTLSAHLPSVRILSPNAGETWDGRQTITWLASDADSDPLTFTVLYSRDNGSTWLPLAVELDARSLAVDTTKLGGGTSCLIQVRASDGFSSTEDTSDAPFSVPNRPPLVTIDSPRDEMWFRPVETINLMGQAWDPEDGAIAEDDLVWYLSTYSGSTTLGHGSLLSVGPLPEGDHLIVLDVMDSSGTEAIDSVTIHVGERVANALCVPLVVKRR, encoded by the coding sequence ATGTCACCGCATCCGGTCTCTGCTCCTCGTGTTGTCGTCGCCTTCCTGCTGTCGCTCCTTGGTGTGCTCCTGGTCGCCTGGCCTGTGCTCTGGCCTGGCTCGATCCTGGCCGCTCCGGCTGTCGGCCACGTCGCGGCAGTGGCCAAGTGCCCCGATGCCTACGAGCCCAACAACGACTTTTACCATGCACCACAGCTCGACGTCAACACGTCCTACTCTGCTGCCATCTGCGACAGCTCAGACGTAGACTATTACGCCTTCTTTGTCGACTCGGGCTACCACCTCCGCGCCGCCATCTACTCCCTGCCCACCGATTTTGACCTCGACCTCTTCGACTCGAACTATACGCTTGTGGGCAGCTCCAACAACGCGGGCACCGAAGACGATGTGGTGAACTATGACGTGTGGAAGGGCGGGCTGTTCTACATGGCCGTGCACGGCAAAAAGGGCGAGTTCTCCGATACCATCTACAAGTTCATCCTGGAGACCTGGTACCCCGCCACGGCCACTCCCACCTTCACCACCGTGCCGCCCAGCCCAACCCCCACCGCCACGCCGACCGCCACTGATACCCGTACGCCGACTCCCACCACGACCCTGCTCTGCCCCGACGGCTATGAGTACAACAACACGTTCGATACCGCCCGCGAGATCGGCCCCGGCGACCTCCTCAGCTACATCTGCGAACCCACCGATCTCGACTGGTACCAGTTCAGGGTAGAGTTCGGGGACACGGTCGAGGCGTGGCTCTTGAACCTGCCCAAGGACTATGACCTGTTCCTGTACGACGCCGGAGCCAACGAGCAGGCCCGCTCTCAGACGGGCGGCCTGGCCGACGAGTACGTGGCGGCGGTCGATGTCAAGGTGGCAGGCTACTGGCGGGTGCTCGTGGGCACGGCCGGCGACTTTAGCCGCACCCAGCCCTACAAGCTGCGCCTGCGCATCACCCACGGCGTGGCGCCAACACCCACGCCTACCCAGACCCTCCCGCCGTGCAACAGCGACCCCTCCGAGCCCAACGACTCGTTCGCCGCGGCGCGCCTGATCTACTCCGGCGGCTGGACCCAGGGCTACATCTGCCCCTCGTCCGACGTCGACTTTTTCCGCTTTGCCGTGGCCGCCGGCCAGATGATCCGCCTCGAGCTGGCCAGCCTGCCGGCGGACTATGACCTGTTCCTCTGGTCGCCGGCGGGCGTCGAGGTGGAGCACTCCTGGCGCTCGGGTCTGCTGGACGAGCTCATTGTCTACCGTGCGCTGGTCAGCGGTGAGTACCGCGCTGAGGTGCGGCCGGTCTACGGCCAGTGGCACGGTACCGATCCCTACGACCTGCGCCTGGACGTGTACGGCGAGACGCCCACGCCCACACGGACCCGCGCTGCCACGCTTACCCCCACGCGCACGCTGACGCCCTCACCCACGATGTTCCCGGGGCTCGACCTGACCATTCAGTACATCGAGGTCAACCAGGCCATCCAGACCAACCCGCCGATGTTCGACCCCATCTGGGGCAAGCCCACCGTGGTCCGCGTCTATGTGTCCACCGGCCTGCCGCCCGGCTCGCCCTGCGTGCCTGGCGTCTGGGTGCGCCTCGATGTGCTCGACCAGTACGGCGGTGGCACGCCGCGCTACCTCTTCCCCTACAATCCGGGCGGGGTGATTTGCGCCCCGGCGACGCCCGACTGGCACAACCTGAACGACTCGCTGAACTTTGACCTGCCGGCCGACCTGCTGCAGGGTGCCTGGACGCTGCTGCCGGTGGTCAACCTCGATCACAGCGTCATCGAGTCCAACTATGACAACAACCGCAATATGGCTCAGCTCATCCGTTTTCGGCCCATCGCCAAGCGCATCTCCATTGCCTACGTGCCCATCCACTATACCCCGGAAGGATACACCGGCCCGCAGGATCCCACCTCGCGCATCATCGACGCGGTCAGCTACCTCAAGGCCACCTGGCCGGTGCGGCCGGACTATGTTCGCTACTGGCCGGTGGGCGGCTTTACCTGGACCAAGAACGTGAACAGCGACGACAACGATGTCGAACTGCTCGAGTACATCACCCGGATGCAGGAGAACATGACCTCGTTCCCCGCCGACCACCTCTACGGCTGGCTGCCGGACAGCGCCTTTGGGGGAAATGGGCTGGGCTGGCTGGGCAGCAGTCTGACGAATTTCCGACACGCCGCTTTCGGCAACGACACCTACGGCTCGCCCACCAACTCGCGCTACCGGCGCACCCTCTCGCACGAGCTGCAGCACAACTATGGCTTTGACCACCCGCAGTGCACCACACTGAACGGCCGCGGCTTTGACGTGCTGGGCCGCCAGGTCAAGAGCGACACGATGCTGGCCGTGATGTGCGCCGGTCAGCCGGAGTACGTGGCCTGGGCCGACCGCGACAGCTACAACCGCATGTACAGCGTCTGGGACACCGGCTTTCTGCTGGAGGAGAGCGCCCGTGTGACGTCGGCCGCGCCGCTGCCCTATGTGATCGCCTCGGGGCTGGTCTGCAACCGCCAGGGTGTGATCAGCGGAGCGACCCTCGCGGTCAGCGGCGAGCTGTCGCCCCTGGAGCAGGTGCAGCGCTATGAGGTGATCCCTCCGCCCACCGGCTCGGCCTACTGCCTGGATTTCCACGCTGCCGGCGGCGCGGTGCTGCAAACGGTGTGCTTTGACCCCGTCGTCTCGCGCGACTCGCTGACTACGTCCGACTGCGCACCCTTTGGTTACACCCTGCCCTGGCCGGCCGGCACGGTGCGGGCGGTGCTGCGCGCCGGGACGACCACGCTGGATGAGCGTACCCTGAGCGCGCACCTGCCTTCGGTGCGGATACTCTCCCCCAACGCCGGTGAGACCTGGGACGGCCGGCAGACCATCACCTGGCTCGCCTCCGATGCCGATAGCGATCCGCTGACCTTTACCGTTCTCTACAGTCGCGACAATGGCTCCACCTGGCTGCCCCTGGCCGTCGAGCTCGATGCCAGAAGTCTCGCCGTCGACACCACGAAACTGGGCGGCGGTACGAGCTGCCTGATCCAGGTTCGTGCCTCGGACGGCTTTTCGTCCACCGAAGACACCTCCGACGCCCCCTTCAGCGTGCCGAACCGGCCGCCGCTGGTGACCATTGACTCACCCCGCGACGAGATGTGGTTCCGGCCGGTGGAGACGATTAACCTGATGGGTCAGGCCTGGGACCCGGAAGACGGCGCCATCGCGGAGGACGACCTGGTGTGGTACCTGTCGACCTACAGCGGTTCCACTACCCTGGGTCACGGCTCTCTCTTGAGCGTGGGGCCGCTGCCCGAAGGGGACCATCTCATCGTGCTGGACGTGA